TTATCATCCGGGGTCCGGGAGAAAGGGCTAATCGCTGAACATGGCCTGATAATCGGGATCATCCTTGATCCTGTTGATCAGGTACTCTTTGCAGAAATGCCGGCGCTTTCGAACATAGCCCTCGCTTCTGAATCCCAGTTGATGAGCAATTTCAGAGGAACTCAGATCCTGGGCAGTCAGCTGAAGTATCTTTTGACAATCTTCGGGTATGCCAAGCAGAGTACGCTGATAAATAGCCATCCGGAGATCATTGTCTTCAACAGGTAAAGGTTCTTCAAATTCGATGCGTTCTTCCATATCCCGGTTGAGCGGATCAATCTCAATCCTCTTGATCTGCCGAAGATGTTTCAACCAGAGCAAACGCGAAATGGAATAGATATAGGTGGAAAACGCTGCCTCAAGCCTGAAACTCTGGCCATTCTTTAACTTCTTGAAAATGATGATTAAAGACTCCTGGAAGATATCTTCAGCATCCGATTCAGAACCGGCATTATGAAGGACCAGCTGCCTGACCGCGGTGAAGCTGTTTTTATATATGTACTGCAGAACACGGTTGTCCCGTTTTCTGAGTCCGGCTATTATTTCTTCATCAGACAGCCTTTTCACTTGACCAGGGTTGGATTTTGCTGAACGACAAATATAAAAATTATAATGTTCTAAAGCCCTGTAACTCGTTTTATCATCCTGAGCAGTGCTTCGGAACAAACCGGACAAAAGACAGCCTCATTGGTATGCATCCGGCAATCCATCATGGGCCGGAACACCCCTTTGGCCACATATCCGCCTCCTTCATATACTCCGACTATATCCCTGTTCTTGTCTTCAGCAGGGGTCGGGACGGGAGTCCCTTCAGGGACCATCTGTTTCCATTTTGAATCAAAGTCAAGCAGGGTGGTCAGGTTGGGGTTCCATGGTTCCACATCCAGGGGAAAGTAGTCGTTATAGGCCACTGCCGAAGAGTAGTATTCATCGGCCAGTCCGCAGAATGAATGTCCGAATTCATGGATCACCACCGCCCTGGACTGGATATTGTCGGCGGCCGAGATGCTGTAGTGGTTGTAGATGCCACCTCCCCCGTACTTATCTGTGTTTACCAGGATATAAATCTGATCATAGTGCTCACAGGCTGCCACATCACAGACTGCCCGGTAATCCATGGTGGTCATATAACGCTCCACTCCAAAGGTGTAGAAGCTGGAGTTCAGCACGGTATTTTTCCATATCCCCTCTCCCGGAATATCGGTGCCTGAATCCCGGCTGAACGATTTTACAGCCCGGATGTTAAATTGTTTCCTCTTGCCTGTAAAAGGCTCCTCAGAAAAAATGTAGCCGGCCGATCGCCTGGCATCCTCCAGGAATTTATCCATCTCTTCCCG
This portion of the Bacteroidales bacterium genome encodes:
- a CDS encoding RNA polymerase sigma factor, giving the protein MKRLSDEEIIAGLRKRDNRVLQYIYKNSFTAVRQLVLHNAGSESDAEDIFQESLIIIFKKLKNGQSFRLEAAFSTYIYSISRLLWLKHLRQIKRIEIDPLNRDMEERIEFEEPLPVEDNDLRMAIYQRTLLGIPEDCQKILQLTAQDLSSSEIAHQLGFRSEGYVRKRRHFCKEYLINRIKDDPDYQAMFSD
- a CDS encoding M64 family metallopeptidase, producing the protein MKNISPLMAGICLLLVFQTARSQDFDQYFDQGVMRIDLVFSGSAGETSYALSGVKKEQFYSGSRLNLTDPFDYGDHKFVVKSDSSGEIIFSHSYCTLFREWQTTEESQKIRRAYPHVLRFPWPKAAVVVEIHDRNSAGVFEKGWSASFDPASIYWDPGNPFQFESADLEIHGSPEEKVDILFLAEGYQREEMDKFLEDARRSAGYIFSEEPFTGKRKQFNIRAVKSFSRDSGTDIPGEGIWKNTVLNSSFYTFGVERYMTTMDYRAVCDVAACEHYDQIYILVNTDKYGGGGIYNHYSISAADNIQSRAVVIHEFGHSFCGLADEYYSSAVAYNDYFPLDVEPWNPNLTTLLDFDSKWKQMVPEGTPVPTPAEDKNRDIVGVYEGGGYVAKGVFRPMMDCRMHTNEAVFCPVCSEALLRMIKRVTGL